Proteins from a genomic interval of Acidimicrobiales bacterium:
- a CDS encoding sialidase family protein, with the protein MNATMTAVLTAVIVAFGVPAAGVARAPAEIRLHPDVPVTAVDIRLPASQNSPALAADPTDPSFVVLANRIDAPDYSCALQLSHDGGMTWLPARPVPVLPAGAEKCYAPEVAFDDAGVLHYLFVGLHGRGNVPMGAFLVTSRNGGVRFSEPREVLGPFSFAVRMAIDRSLGKHGRLHLVWLAASGPPPTGGLPSGDNPILTAFSDDGGRTLSKPQRLSDPSRPRAVAPAIAIGPDHAVHVAYYDLVDDAVDYQGLEGPTWGGTWSLVVSTSRDGGVSFDPGTVVDAEITPPERVILIFTMPPPALAAGPAGDVYVAWTDGRNGDWDVLLRRSADGSRWSDLVRVNDDLQGNGRHQYLPRLAVAPGGRLDVVFHDRRTDPENLRYDAYFTTSDDAGRTFSANVRLSAESSDSRTGARYLVPSAKDLVDVGSRVGLIASDDRTVAAWADTRNTFGPPDLVAGPVGQDIYAATVTFGSAPVSPSAGAANRERGGNALAPLVGVGAAIVAVALVSLAWRRRAHARRPTG; encoded by the coding sequence GTGAACGCCACGATGACCGCGGTGCTCACTGCGGTCATCGTCGCGTTCGGCGTTCCCGCGGCCGGCGTCGCCCGGGCGCCGGCGGAGATCCGACTCCACCCGGACGTCCCCGTGACGGCCGTCGACATCCGATTGCCGGCATCGCAGAACTCCCCGGCACTCGCAGCCGATCCCACGGACCCGAGCTTCGTCGTCCTCGCCAATCGGATCGACGCCCCGGACTACTCGTGCGCGCTCCAGCTCTCACACGACGGCGGGATGACGTGGCTGCCGGCCAGGCCCGTGCCAGTGCTTCCGGCGGGAGCCGAGAAGTGCTATGCCCCCGAGGTCGCTTTCGACGATGCGGGCGTTCTCCACTATCTCTTCGTGGGGCTGCATGGGCGGGGCAACGTCCCCATGGGCGCTTTCCTCGTCACGTCCCGGAACGGCGGGGTCCGCTTCAGCGAGCCGCGCGAGGTTCTCGGGCCGTTCTCGTTCGCCGTCCGCATGGCGATCGATCGCTCTCTCGGGAAGCACGGACGTCTCCACCTGGTGTGGCTGGCGGCTAGCGGCCCTCCTCCCACGGGCGGCCTTCCATCGGGCGACAATCCGATCCTCACCGCATTTTCCGACGACGGCGGCCGGACGCTGTCCAAGCCACAGAGACTGAGCGATCCGTCACGGCCACGAGCGGTTGCCCCGGCCATCGCCATTGGGCCTGATCACGCCGTTCACGTCGCGTATTACGACCTCGTCGACGACGCGGTCGACTACCAGGGCCTCGAGGGCCCGACATGGGGAGGAACGTGGTCCCTCGTCGTCTCCACCTCGCGCGATGGCGGCGTGTCCTTCGACCCGGGAACGGTTGTCGATGCGGAGATCACTCCGCCTGAGCGGGTCATCCTGATCTTCACCATGCCGCCGCCGGCACTTGCCGCCGGCCCTGCCGGTGATGTGTACGTTGCCTGGACCGACGGACGCAACGGCGACTGGGACGTGCTGCTGCGGAGGTCCGCCGACGGCAGCCGCTGGAGCGATCTCGTCAGGGTCAACGATGATCTCCAGGGCAACGGCCGCCATCAGTACCTTCCCCGCTTGGCCGTCGCCCCGGGTGGTCGGCTCGACGTCGTTTTCCACGACCGGCGAACCGATCCGGAGAACCTGCGCTACGACGCGTACTTCACGACATCCGACGACGCGGGGCGGACGTTTTCGGCGAACGTGCGTCTCAGTGCCGAGAGCTCTGACTCGCGGACGGGCGCCCGGTACCTCGTGCCCTCGGCCAAGGACCTCGTCGACGTCGGCTCACGCGTGGGTCTCATCGCCAGCGACGACCGGACCGTGGCCGCTTGGGCCGACACGCGCAACACCTTCGGTCCCCCGGATCTCGTCGCTGGCCCGGTTGGCCAGGACATCTACGCCGCCACCGTGACGTTCGGCAGCGCGCCGGTCTCTCCGTCCGCCGGCGCCGCGAACCGAGAACGCGGGGGGAACGCATTGGCACCGCTCGTCGGCGTCGGCGCGGCCATCGTCGCCGTCGCCCTCGTGTCCCTCGCATGGCGCCGCCGAGCGCACGCCCGTCGACCGACCGGCTGA
- the trxA gene encoding thioredoxin has product MGDVVACLLCGKRNRVPAASAGRPRCGSCRSDLPWLVSAGDHDFDAVTTTSLPVLVDLWAPWCGPCLRMAPGIEVAAEQLAGQVKVVKVNVDEAVDIASRYDARSIPTLVMLRGGHVLARKVGAMPTERLLSWVRSVLRSSA; this is encoded by the coding sequence ATGGGCGACGTCGTGGCCTGCCTGCTGTGCGGCAAGAGGAATCGCGTCCCGGCGGCGTCGGCCGGGCGGCCTCGCTGCGGCAGCTGCCGGTCCGACCTGCCCTGGTTGGTGAGCGCCGGGGACCACGACTTCGACGCCGTCACCACCACGTCGCTCCCGGTGCTGGTCGACCTCTGGGCGCCGTGGTGCGGTCCCTGCCTTCGCATGGCGCCGGGAATCGAGGTGGCGGCCGAGCAGCTGGCCGGGCAGGTGAAGGTCGTGAAGGTGAACGTGGACGAGGCGGTCGACATCGCGTCGCGCTACGACGCACGGAGCATCCCCACACTCGTGATGCTCCGCGGCGGCCACGTGCTCGCCCGCAAGGTCGGCGCCATGCCGACCGAGCGTCTGCTCTCGTGGGTCCGCAGCGTCCTGCGCAGCAGCGCCTAG